In the Helicobacter typhlonius genome, one interval contains:
- a CDS encoding HipA family kinase, with translation MERRLINKIQRVMGYGMTCPLHIVADDGKDYILKTRIKTFDSNDEPFTSSKELFAEIFSYLYLNALNASYIPKFCLLEVNDETLSLAQKFANSQDEREKQAYENLKVSKGLNLGVEFIPNASKSLPPRNFTQEFKRLTIHYDARLMNTDRSTENPNILKDSNEKYWLIDFGLALDSLYLFDDLKSKTKMFNPNEIYFDKCCFRDYLFNEIERKNIKHLRSKVDKVALNNIIQNICKITHLFEAKSQEKEYLAQIIAKREQSKRIFNA, from the coding sequence GTGGAAAGAAGGCTAATTAACAAAATACAAAGAGTAATGGGCTATGGAATGACTTGCCCGTTGCATATTGTTGCAGATGATGGAAAAGATTATATTTTAAAGACAAGAATAAAAACTTTTGATTCAAATGATGAGCCTTTCACTTCCTCTAAAGAGCTTTTTGCTGAAATTTTTTCTTATCTTTACCTAAATGCTTTAAATGCCTCTTATATTCCAAAGTTTTGCCTCCTTGAAGTCAATGACGAGACACTTAGCCTAGCACAGAAATTCGCAAATAGTCAAGACGAGAGAGAAAAACAAGCTTATGAAAACCTTAAAGTTTCAAAGGGCTTGAATCTAGGTGTGGAATTTATACCTAATGCAAGTAAGTCTCTCCCCCCAAGGAACTTTACACAAGAATTTAAACGCTTAACTATTCACTATGACGCAAGATTGATGAATACAGACAGAAGCACAGAAAATCCTAATATCTTAAAAGATTCTAACGAAAAATATTGGTTGATTGATTTTGGTTTAGCATTAGATTCACTTTATCTTTTTGATGATTTAAAATCAAAAACCAAAATGTTTAATCCAAATGAAATCTATTTTGATAAATGTTGCTTTAGAGATTATCTTTTTAACGAAATAGAGAGAAAAAATATCAAGCACTTGCGTTCAAAAGTTGATAAGGTTGCGTTAAATAATATTATCCAAAATATTTGTAAGATCACGCATTTATTTGAGGCAAAATCACAGGAGAAAGAATATTTAGCACAAATCATTGCCAAAAGAGAGCAATCAAAAAGGATTTTTAATGCGTAA
- a CDS encoding DUF3037 domain-containing protein, whose amino-acid sequence MRKIYTYRVIKYFPHIRSDEFFNVGIWLWDEQGNKKQIYIDKSQEHIKHLFKFPSIDKKALPFFLESIRQEMNAQSWYDNHLRFSEIDSIVSEQDINEVANILYEDYIGYKFHIREQKDRYAQANETTKIVYEKKFQNKLLLESCNDFSFSVINKITSKKYYSRFGSVNDKADIQELMYFSLKDKNYTKMNISLLGIVSADEEEIQSCKEDFLSPNHIAYASYLSDEESEKYFESISQTA is encoded by the coding sequence ATGCGTAAAATCTATACTTACAGGGTGATAAAATACTTTCCACATATAAGAAGTGATGAGTTTTTTAATGTTGGCATTTGGCTATGGGACGAGCAAGGCAATAAAAAACAAATCTATATTGATAAAAGCCAAGAGCATATCAAGCACCTTTTTAAATTCCCCTCCATTGATAAAAAAGCCTTACCTTTTTTCTTAGAAAGCATAAGGCAAGAGATGAACGCACAATCTTGGTATGATAATCATTTACGCTTTAGCGAGATAGATTCCATAGTAAGCGAACAAGATATAAATGAGGTAGCAAATATTTTATATGAGGATTATATCGGTTATAAGTTTCACATTAGAGAGCAAAAAGATAGATATGCACAAGCCAATGAAACAACAAAAATTGTCTATGAAAAGAAGTTTCAAAATAAGCTTTTATTGGAATCTTGTAATGATTTCTCTTTTTCTGTCATTAATAAAATAACAAGCAAGAAATATTATAGTAGATTTGGCAGTGTAAATGATAAGGCGGACATACAAGAATTAATGTATTTTAGCTTAAAAGACAAAAATTATACAAAAATGAATATTAGCCTTTTAGGTATTGTCTCTGCTGATGAAGAGGAGATTCAATCGTGCAAAGAGGATTTTTTGAGTCCCAATCATATTGCTTATGCTTCCTATCTTAGTGATGAAGAAAGCGAAAAATATTTTGAGAGCATTTCACAAACTGCGTAA
- a CDS encoding AAA family ATPase has product MEKERLIIKNFGPIVKADIEIKPFMVFIGESGSGKSVILKLLSLFRWIYKKLALKDLSKSAGITKEPYRFRIERMLKESGLEDFCAKGSEAHYYMGDFCVSITRNGKPHLKTSKQTFNKITLEKISFITDDRFAIPLLVNNQIRGVSPYHLEKTFEDFEESFEHLQTNRKAKTKVFDIELSLEKYGIQYRFFLNFKDSKTQLHNASSGMKSASIIELIATYFATDKEYMQNKYTDFVIDIFSRFKTRDTSIFLENLNNVKFNKERFSLFIEEPELSLFPNAQKRLIEYLVDLCFYLNPKKTIQVAFSTHSPYILSTLNCLLLAHQVGNKTRVVESIIPSRFWLDIKRFDAFKIKNGEVKSIIDKETKLILADEIDEVSEEIGEMFDSLLDLEYK; this is encoded by the coding sequence ATGGAAAAAGAAAGATTAATCATCAAAAATTTCGGTCCCATTGTTAAGGCAGATATTGAAATCAAGCCTTTTATGGTTTTTATAGGCGAGTCTGGAAGTGGCAAAAGTGTAATTTTGAAGCTTTTATCGCTTTTTCGATGGATATACAAAAAACTCGCCCTAAAAGACTTGTCAAAGAGTGCTGGCATCACAAAAGAACCTTATAGATTCCGCATAGAGAGAATGCTTAAAGAATCTGGCTTAGAGGATTTTTGTGCTAAAGGGAGTGAAGCACATTATTATATGGGTGATTTTTGTGTTTCTATTACTCGCAATGGTAAGCCACATTTAAAAACCTCAAAACAAACTTTCAATAAAATAACCCTTGAAAAAATTTCTTTTATCACAGATGATAGATTTGCCATCCCCCTACTTGTAAATAATCAAATTCGTGGAGTATCGCCTTACCATTTAGAAAAAACCTTTGAGGATTTTGAGGAATCTTTTGAGCATTTGCAGACAAATAGAAAAGCAAAAACGAAAGTTTTTGATATTGAATTATCACTTGAAAAATATGGCATACAATATCGTTTTTTTCTTAATTTTAAAGATTCTAAAACGCAATTACACAATGCCTCATCGGGTATGAAGTCCGCTTCTATCATAGAGCTTATAGCTACCTATTTTGCTACCGATAAGGAATATATGCAAAATAAATACACTGATTTTGTCATAGATATTTTTTCAAGGTTTAAAACTAGAGATACAAGCATTTTTTTAGAGAACTTAAACAATGTTAAATTCAATAAAGAACGATTTAGTCTTTTTATAGAAGAACCAGAGCTTAGTTTGTTTCCAAACGCACAAAAACGATTGATAGAATATCTTGTTGATTTATGTTTTTATTTAAATCCCAAAAAAACCATTCAAGTAGCTTTCTCCACACATAGCCCTTATATTTTAAGCACCTTAAATTGCCTTTTACTTGCTCATCAAGTGGGCAATAAGACAAGAGTAGTTGAAAGCATAATCCCAAGCAGATTTTGGCTTGACATTAAGAGATTTGATGCCTTTAAAATTAAAAATGGAGAGGTAAAAAGCATCATAGATAAAGAAACAAAATTGATTTTAGCTGATGAAATAGACGAAGTCTCCGAAGAAATAGGGGAAATGTTTGATAGTCTTTTAGACTTGGAGTATAAATGA
- a CDS encoding restriction endonuclease subunit S, translated as MPSNPFQNLPQGWEIKTLGEVCEILDNMRKPINADERGQRLKKAENRYPYYGTTGQVGYIDDYLCDFEAILLGEDGAPFLEFMKNKAYIVSGKYWVNNHAHILKTKENIANNKFICHFLNILDYTPYVSGTTRLKLNQSSMKQIKIPLPPLATQNQIVQILESKFTHLDNLAQFVNESLENLQKLKSSLLNQAFKGELIC; from the coding sequence ATGCCAAGCAATCCATTTCAGAATCTCCCGCAAGGTTGGGAAATCAAAACACTCGGGGAAGTGTGTGAGATTTTGGATAATATGCGAAAGCCAATTAATGCAGATGAAAGAGGGCAAAGACTTAAGAAGGCAGAAAATAGATACCCATACTATGGTACAACAGGGCAAGTTGGTTACATTGATGATTATTTATGTGATTTTGAAGCTATTTTACTTGGTGAAGACGGCGCACCATTTTTAGAATTTATGAAAAACAAAGCTTATATAGTTAGTGGGAAATATTGGGTAAATAATCACGCACATATTTTAAAAACAAAAGAAAATATAGCAAACAATAAATTTATATGCCATTTTCTTAACATTTTAGATTATACACCCTATGTTTCAGGCACAACTAGACTAAAACTTAATCAATCATCTATGAAGCAAATCAAAATCCCTCTCCCACCCCTTGCAACCCAAAATCAAATCGTGCAGATTTTAGAATCCAAATTCACTCATTTAGACAATTTAGCGCAGTTTGTGAATGAGAGCCTAGAAAATCTCCAAAAACTCAAATCCTCACTTTTAAACCAAGCCTTTAAGGGTGAGCTGATATGTTAA
- a CDS encoding Fic family protein yields MKEFIPNELPLEIPISENMYKLLVTASRALSELRGIARTIPNRFILINALVLQEAKDSSEIENIITTHDELFLSQVDKSKMAKATKEVQDYGKALQIGFRLISRDRLFRNSHILAIQKRLERNDAGFRRQSGTMLKNPSTGEIKHIPPQHYEDIVRLMSNLEQYINDDSMQDLDPLIKMAIIHYQFESIHPFYDGNGRSGRIINILYLVYKGLLDLPILYLSGYIVRHKAEYYELLQKVRDENAWEEWISYILKGVEYTSKTTTTTIKAIQSLMQHTKDLLKNQTEFYTKDFLETLFIHPYTRIETIASKLNITRQTASKYLKICEELKIMRCVKIGRNHYYVNIGLFELFKKGVC; encoded by the coding sequence ATGAAAGAATTTATCCCAAATGAACTTCCATTAGAAATTCCTATAAGTGAAAATATGTATAAATTACTTGTAACTGCTTCAAGGGCTTTGAGTGAGCTAAGAGGTATAGCAAGGACAATTCCCAACCGCTTTATATTGATTAATGCATTAGTCTTACAAGAAGCAAAGGATTCTAGTGAGATAGAAAATATTATCACTACGCACGATGAATTGTTTTTATCGCAAGTTGATAAGAGTAAAATGGCAAAAGCTACTAAAGAGGTGCAAGATTATGGTAAGGCTCTACAAATAGGATTTCGGCTTATTAGTAGGGATAGGTTGTTTAGAAACTCTCATATTTTGGCGATTCAAAAACGACTTGAACGCAATGATGCGGGGTTTAGACGACAAAGTGGCACAATGCTTAAAAATCCAAGCACAGGAGAAATTAAGCATATTCCACCACAGCATTATGAGGATATAGTGCGTTTAATGAGTAATTTAGAGCAATATATAAATGATGATAGTATGCAAGACTTAGACCCGCTTATCAAAATGGCAATTATTCATTATCAATTTGAAAGCATACACCCATTTTATGATGGGAATGGGAGAAGTGGGAGGATTATTAATATCCTATATCTTGTGTATAAAGGGCTTTTGGACTTGCCTATACTCTACCTAAGTGGTTATATTGTGCGGCATAAGGCAGAATATTATGAACTTTTACAAAAAGTGCGTGATGAAAATGCGTGGGAAGAGTGGATAAGCTATATTTTAAAAGGAGTAGAATATACTTCTAAAACAACGACTACAACAATAAAAGCTATTCAAAGCCTTATGCAACATACAAAAGATTTATTAAAAAATCAAACTGAATTTTACACAAAAGATTTTTTAGAGACTTTGTTTATACACCCATACACTAGGATAGAAACGATTGCAAGTAAGCTTAATATCACAAGGCAGACCGCTTCAAAATATCTTAAAATTTGTGAGGAGCTTAAAATCATGCGATGTGTAAAAATAGGTAGGAATCATTATTATGTCAATATTGGCTTATTTGAATTGTTTAAAAAAGGAGTATGTTAA
- a CDS encoding type I restriction-modification system subunit M: MSEKAIVAKVWNFATILRDSGVSYTEYVAQLSYLLFLKMESERESIGESSKIPTSCKWERLIRLDGLELESAYNAALAQLAKSEGVIGLIYNDAQNKIKEPANLKKLFVLMDSETWLGLNVDVKGAIYEGLLAKNATETKAGAGQYFTPRVLIDSIVGLMELKPNMEVCDPACGTGGFLLSAYEVMKAQTKDKEELKCLRNERLCGKDITPLVASLCAMNLYLHGIGGEGGIIEIGDSLSELGNRRFDRVLTNPPFGKKSATKILAENGKVKSQKDEYNREDFFATTSNKQLNFLQHIMNLLKIGGKAAVVLPDNVLFEAGAGEKVRKKLLEDFNLHTILRLPTGIFYAQGVKANVLFFDKVATSEDSTQKVWVYDMRTNMNLSLVTSPLSAEHLREFEASFCVGAMENRKESERFRSFDIGEIKKRNKMNLDIFWLKDESLEDLENLPSPKELSEEICISLKNALREVEGLKVVEKNI, encoded by the coding sequence ATGAGTGAAAAGGCGATTGTTGCAAAGGTGTGGAATTTCGCAACGATTTTGCGTGATAGTGGTGTGAGTTATACCGAGTATGTCGCGCAGTTAAGCTATTTGCTGTTTTTGAAAATGGAAAGTGAGAGGGAGAGTATCGGGGAGAGTAGCAAAATCCCTACAAGCTGCAAATGGGAGAGATTGATACGCTTAGATGGGTTGGAGCTAGAGAGTGCGTATAATGCCGCGTTAGCGCAACTTGCAAAGAGTGAGGGCGTGATAGGGCTTATCTATAATGATGCGCAAAACAAAATCAAAGAACCCGCGAATCTCAAAAAGCTTTTTGTGCTTATGGATAGTGAGACTTGGCTAGGCTTGAATGTAGATGTCAAAGGTGCGATTTATGAGGGATTACTTGCCAAAAACGCCACAGAGACAAAGGCGGGAGCGGGGCAGTATTTCACTCCTAGAGTGCTGATAGATTCTATCGTGGGGTTAATGGAGCTAAAGCCCAATATGGAGGTGTGCGACCCTGCGTGTGGGACGGGTGGATTTTTGCTAAGTGCGTATGAGGTGATGAAAGCACAGACGAAAGACAAAGAGGAGCTCAAATGCTTACGAAATGAGAGGCTTTGTGGCAAGGACATCACGCCCTTAGTGGCGTCTTTGTGCGCGATGAATCTATATCTGCACGGAATCGGGGGCGAGGGAGGCATTATAGAAATCGGGGATTCTCTAAGTGAGTTAGGCAATCGGCGGTTTGATAGGGTGCTAACCAATCCGCCCTTTGGCAAGAAGTCGGCGACTAAGATTTTAGCCGAAAATGGCAAGGTGAAAAGCCAAAAGGACGAATACAACAGAGAGGATTTTTTCGCCACGACTTCTAATAAACAGCTCAATTTCTTGCAACACATTATGAATCTTTTAAAAATCGGGGGTAAAGCGGCAGTCGTGTTACCCGATAATGTGCTGTTTGAAGCAGGAGCAGGAGAGAAAGTGCGTAAAAAGCTTTTAGAGGATTTCAATCTGCATACGATTTTGCGACTGCCCACAGGGATTTTTTACGCGCAAGGGGTGAAAGCAAATGTGCTATTTTTTGACAAAGTGGCAACAAGTGAGGATTCCACACAAAAAGTATGGGTGTATGATATGCGCACGAATATGAATCTAAGCCTTGTAACAAGTCCTTTAAGTGCAGAGCATTTAAGGGAGTTTGAAGCAAGTTTTTGTGTGGGGGCAATGGAAAATCGCAAGGAGAGTGAGCGATTTCGCTCGTTTGACATTGGGGAGATTAAGAAGCGCAACAAGATGAATTTAGATATTTTTTGGCTAAAAGATGAGAGTTTAGAGGATTTGGAGAATCTACCAAGCCCAAAAGAATTAAGCGAGGAAATCTGTATAAGTCTTAAGAATGCGCTTAGGGAAGTGGAGGGTCTAAAGGTGGTAGAAAAGAATATATGA
- a CDS encoding peptide-methionine (R)-S-oxide reductase gives MKMPPLNEQECAVLLHKATEAPFSGIYTDYFENGSYLCRQCGTPLYESSAKFPSHCGWASFDDEIQGAIKHIPELFGTSHRIYALDCSYSYCILPS, from the coding sequence ATGAAAATGCCACCATTAAACGAACAAGAATGCGCGGTTCTTTTGCATAAAGCCACAGAAGCACCTTTTAGCGGAATCTATACTGATTATTTTGAAAATGGAAGCTATCTTTGTAGGCAATGCGGCACACCTCTTTATGAATCAAGTGCAAAATTCCCTAGTCATTGTGGTTGGGCGAGTTTTGATGATGAGATTCAAGGTGCAATAAAGCACATACCCGAATTGTTTGGTACTAGCCATCGCATTTATGCTTTGGATTGTAGCTATTCGTATTGCATTTTACCTTCTTAA